CCGGGGCGCGGAGGGTGGCCGACCAGCGGCAGTCGTAGTTCGGTCCGGTGCCCGACAGGGTCATGACCTGGGTGCCGGCCGTGCCCTGGGTGATCGTCATGGTGCGGACGTTGGTGCCGTCGGCGGTGTCGAAGGATGCCTGCCAGGTGCCGACGTACTCCTGCGGGACGCCGCCGGCCGCCGTGCCGGGATCGGTCGGCGGCGTGGTGGCGGGGGCCGCCGGCGATGAGGTCAGCGGCGAGGGGGCCTTCGAGGCCGGCGACTTGGAGTCGGTGGACGCGGGCCGCTTGCCGTCGTCCCCCATGAACGCGTACACCGAGCCGCCGGCCCCGACCGCTACGACCAGGGCCACCGCGACGAGGGCGATGGTGCCGCCCTTCCTCCGTGGCGCGGGGCCGTACGGGAGGGTGTTGGGGGCGTACGGAGCCGGTGCGGGGGCGTTGGGAACCGGTGACGGGCCGCTGTACGGGTAGCCGTACCCGTACGCGGGGGGCGGGGTCGGCGGGGGCGTGGACTGCGGCATGGGGGGCTTCGGGGCGGCGACCGCGGTCATCGTCGGCGGCTGTTCCGGGGCCGGGGCCCTTGCCGGTGCGGGGGCCGCCGGTTGCTCCACCTCCAGCAACTGCACAGCATGGCGGCCCAGTTGGGCGATCAGCGCGCCGGGCAGCCAGGGCTCGCCGTCCGCGTCGGAGGTCGTACGCTCCAGGATCCGCGCGAGCGTCGGACGGGACCCGGGGTCCTTGTTGAGGCAGTCGCGTACGAGCTCGAGCAGAGATTCCGGAAGGCCGGCCAGGTCCGGCTCCTCCTGCGCGATACGGAACATCAGCGCGTGCACACCACTGTCGGCCGAGCCGAACGGGAGGCGGCCCGTCGCCGCGTAGGCGAGGACGGAGCCGAGGCAGAAGATGTCGCAGGCGGTGGTGACGCGGTCGCCGCGTACCTGCTCGGGAGCCATGAAACCGGGCGAACCGACGAGCGCGCCGGTGCGGGTGAGACCGCCGTCGGTGACCGTTTCCAGGGCACGGGCTATGCCGAAGTCGATGACCCGGGGGCCGTCGATCGTGATCAGGATGTTGGACGGCTTGAGGTCGCGGTGGATGAGTTCGGCGCCGTGGATGTTCTCGAGCGCGTGCGCGAGGCCGGCGGCGAGGATGCGGACGGAACGCTCCGGGAGGGGGCCGTGACCGCCGGAGACGACGGTGTGGAGCGCGGGTCCCGCGATGTAGCCGGTGGCGACCCACGGGACGGGGGCCTCGGTGTCGGCATCGAGTACGGGTGCGGTCCACTCGCCGCCGACGCGCAGGGCCGCGCGCACTTCCTGGCGGAATCGGTTGCGGAACTCCTCCTGCACGGCGAGTTCCTGGCGTACGAGCTTGACGGCGACGGTGCGGCCGCGGTCGTTGCGCGCGAGGTAGACCTGGCCCATGCCGCCCGCGCCGAGCCGGGCCAGCAGACGGTACTCGCCGATGTGCCGTGGATCTGCCGGTGCCAGTGGCTCCATCGCCGCGCGCCCTTCCCCCGTGCCGGACCTGCTTCGTGCCGGACGTGCTTCCGTTTCCGACAGACCGAGAATAGTGGGCGTCGAGGTGACCCTTATAGGTCAGGATCCGACCTCATTGGCCCATACCGTCGGACTCACGAACGCAACCCCGTACGCGAGGAGACTGTCATGGCCGTCAAGCCGGTTCCCGGGGGCTGCACCAGCGTCACACCCTGGATCATTTCGCAGGACACGGCGGGTGTCATCGACTACCTGAAGGCCGCTTTCGGGGCGGTGGAGTTGGGCCGGATGACCGGCGAGGACGGTCGGATCGGGCATGCGGAGGTACGGATCGGGGACGCGCTGGTGATGCTGTTCGACGCGGGGGGCGCCGACTGGCCGCCGACACCGGCGTTCCTGCGGCTGTACGTCGAGGACGCGGACGCCGTGCACCGGCGGGCGGTTGAATGCGGCGGCGAATCGGTGACCGAGGTGACGCACCTCTTCTTCGGGGACCGGGTCGGCCGGGTGCGGGACCCGTTCGGGAACCTGTGGTGGATCCAGACGCACGTCGAGGATGTGAGCGAGGCGGAGATGGGGCGGCGCCTGGCGGATCCGGCGTTCACCGAGGCGCTGGACTACGTCAGGAACGCGGACTTTTTTCCTGGGGCGCGGGACTGAGGCTGTCGAGGGCTTCGGAGAGCCGGTCGAGCACCCGGGCCGTTTCGGCGAACTGCTCGGGGCCGAGGGCCTCGGCGAGGCGGGCCGCCAGTTCCGCGTGACCGGGGCCGATCTTCGCGATCGCGGCGCGGCCCTCGTCGGTGGGGCGGAGCAGTTTGGCGCGTCGGTGGGCGGGGTTGGGTTCGTACGCTGCGAGGCCACGCTCGACGAGCAGATCGGCGATGCGCTGCACGCTCTGACGGGTGATGCCCATGTCGCGGGCGATCCCGGCGACGGGCAGCGGATCGCGCAGTACGGCTCCAAGGACCTGCCACCAGGCGGCGGTCAGTCCGGCCGGCTTCGCCAACTCCTCCGAGACGGCGAGGAATTGGCCGTTCAGCCGGAAGACGCCGAGCGCCGTCCGGCTGAGCAGGTCCTGCTGTTCGCGGCTCATGAGTGAAGGACCCCGAATGCGGAGGCGTCCGAGTCGTGGAACAGGCGGTACCAGGCGTCCAGCTTCTCGCCCTCGTACACGCCGAGCCGTGCGAATACCTCGCGGGCGAATGCGACGGGCTCGGTCGGCCCCGCGGTGATCAGATCGCCGTCGGTGACGGCGTCGGTGTCGCGGTAGTGCTCACCGCCCTTGTATCCGGTGGCCTCGAGGTAGAAGGAGGCGGCACTTGTGTGCTCGCGATCGTCGAGCAGCCCTTCACGGGCGAGCCCGGCGGTGGCACCGCAGATGCCGGCGACGGGCACGGAGGCCTCGAGAAACGCGCGGGCCTTGGCGGCGAAGGGGGCGAGATCGTCACCGGTGTCCCAGAGCCGCGCGCCGGTGAGGATGAGCAGGGCGCTGTCCTCGGGCCGGAGGTCGGCGAGAGCGAGATCGGGCTGGATACGGACGCCGCCCATGGTGGTGACGGTGTCGGTGGTGGGCCCGACGGTCTGCACGGTGAAGCCGTTCTGGGTGAGATGGGCGGTCGTGTGGCCCGTCTCCCAGTCGGCGTAGGTGTCGTACACGGCGAGATGAACGGTGCGGGTGTTCATGGCGTCCTCCTGAGCCCGATGACCGATGACAGCAGGCTGTCATGTCGACAGTCTGCTGTCAATGCTTGGGGTGCGTTTCAAGCCCGTCCGGTGATTGGCGCGAATCAAGCCCGTCCGGCGTTTTGAGGACATGCGGCCGAATGCCGCATACGGGCTGGGGGCTGCCCCCGGTTCGATAAGGGGCGGGTAGGGGAACAGGCGCGCCACAGGCGCACCCCCGTACCCAACCTGTGCCCGCACCGCGGGGACGGGTCCGTGACCAGGCGCTTCGTCCCGGGGGCGACACACTGCCCAGGAACCCGGCTCAGGCCATACACCGTGGCCATGTCCGCCCTCACCCGAGCGTCTCTACCCTTGGCCGCATGACCCCTCATCCCGACCCTCAGGCCGGCGCGGCCGTCAAGGCCGCAGACCGCGCGCATGTGTTCCACTCCTGGTCCGCCCAGGGCCTGATCGACCCGCTCGCCGTCGCCGGTGCCGAGGGCTCGTACTTCTGGGACTACGACGGGAACCGCTACCTCGACTTCACCAGCGGCCTCGTCTACACCAACATCGGGTACCAGCACCCCAAGGTCGTCGCCGCGATCCAGGAGCAGGCCGGCAAGCTCACCACCTTCGCTCCCGCGTTCGCCGTCGAGGCCCGCTCCGAGGCCGCACGCCTCATAGCCGAGCGCACCCCCGGCGACCTCGACAAGATCTTCTTCACCAACGGCGGCGCCGAGGCCGTCGAGAACGCCATCAGGATGGCCCGGCTGCACACGGGCCGTCCGAAGGTCCTGAGCACCTACCGCTCGTACCACGGCGGCACCGCGACCGCGGTCAACGTCACCGGAGACCCGCGCCGCTGGGCCTCCGACAACGGCACGTCGGGTGTCGTCCACTTCTGGGGGCCGTTCCTCTACCGGTCGCCGTTCTACGCGGAGACCGAGGAGCAGGAGTGCGCCCGCGCGCTCCAGCACCTTCAGGACACGATCGCCTTCGAGGGTCCGGCGACGATCGCCGCGATCATCCTGGAGACGATCCCCGGGACCGCCGGGATCATGACCCCGCCGCCCGGCTACCTCGCGGGCGTGCGC
This portion of the Streptomyces sp. NBC_01750 genome encodes:
- a CDS encoding serine/threonine-protein kinase, with amino-acid sequence MEPLAPADPRHIGEYRLLARLGAGGMGQVYLARNDRGRTVAVKLVRQELAVQEEFRNRFRQEVRAALRVGGEWTAPVLDADTEAPVPWVATGYIAGPALHTVVSGGHGPLPERSVRILAAGLAHALENIHGAELIHRDLKPSNILITIDGPRVIDFGIARALETVTDGGLTRTGALVGSPGFMAPEQVRGDRVTTACDIFCLGSVLAYAATGRLPFGSADSGVHALMFRIAQEEPDLAGLPESLLELVRDCLNKDPGSRPTLARILERTTSDADGEPWLPGALIAQLGRHAVQLLEVEQPAAPAPARAPAPEQPPTMTAVAAPKPPMPQSTPPPTPPPAYGYGYPYSGPSPVPNAPAPAPYAPNTLPYGPAPRRKGGTIALVAVALVVAVGAGGSVYAFMGDDGKRPASTDSKSPASKAPSPLTSSPAAPATTPPTDPGTAAGGVPQEYVGTWQASFDTADGTNVRTMTITQGTAGTQVMTLSGTGPNYDCRWSATLRAPGPPLELGPTQVTFGDPKQCSPGQWSRLDMPDRTTIVRELVGSGGAPLTYTKTS
- a CDS encoding VOC family protein; its protein translation is MAVKPVPGGCTSVTPWIISQDTAGVIDYLKAAFGAVELGRMTGEDGRIGHAEVRIGDALVMLFDAGGADWPPTPAFLRLYVEDADAVHRRAVECGGESVTEVTHLFFGDRVGRVRDPFGNLWWIQTHVEDVSEAEMGRRLADPAFTEALDYVRNADFFPGARD
- a CDS encoding MarR family winged helix-turn-helix transcriptional regulator; this encodes MSREQQDLLSRTALGVFRLNGQFLAVSEELAKPAGLTAAWWQVLGAVLRDPLPVAGIARDMGITRQSVQRIADLLVERGLAAYEPNPAHRRAKLLRPTDEGRAAIAKIGPGHAELAARLAEALGPEQFAETARVLDRLSEALDSLSPAPQEKSPRS
- a CDS encoding type 1 glutamine amidotransferase family protein, which codes for MNTRTVHLAVYDTYADWETGHTTAHLTQNGFTVQTVGPTTDTVTTMGGVRIQPDLALADLRPEDSALLILTGARLWDTGDDLAPFAAKARAFLEASVPVAGICGATAGLAREGLLDDREHTSAASFYLEATGYKGGEHYRDTDAVTDGDLITAGPTEPVAFAREVFARLGVYEGEKLDAWYRLFHDSDASAFGVLHS
- a CDS encoding aspartate aminotransferase family protein; translated protein: MTPHPDPQAGAAVKAADRAHVFHSWSAQGLIDPLAVAGAEGSYFWDYDGNRYLDFTSGLVYTNIGYQHPKVVAAIQEQAGKLTTFAPAFAVEARSEAARLIAERTPGDLDKIFFTNGGAEAVENAIRMARLHTGRPKVLSTYRSYHGGTATAVNVTGDPRRWASDNGTSGVVHFWGPFLYRSPFYAETEEQECARALQHLQDTIAFEGPATIAAIILETIPGTAGIMTPPPGYLAGVREICDRYGIVFILDEVMAGFGRTGEWFAADHFDVVPDLLTFAKGVNSGYVPLGGVAISGAIAETFETRPYPGGLTYSGHPLACAAAIATIGVMEEEKVVEHAARIGETVLGPGLRELAERHPSVGEVRGTGVFWALDLVKDRETREPLVPYNATGAANAPMAAFAAACKKNGLWPFVNMNRTHAVPPCNVTEADAKEGLAALDAALSVADEHVA